TGATCGGTAATCGACTGGTAGATCGGGTCGAGCGCAAACAGCGGGTCGCCGGGGAAATACATCTGCGTAATCATTCGCTGGGTGAAGTCGGTACCAAACAGCGAGAAGTGGATGTGCGCTGGGCGCCACGCGTTGTGGTGGTTCTTCCACGGGTATGGGCCAGGCTTGATGGTCTGGAACCGGTAGTTGCCGTTGTCGTCGGTCAGCATCCGGCCAACGCCAGTGAAGTTGGGGTCAATTGGGGCCGGGTGCTGGTCGCGCTTGTGGATGTAGCGACCGGCCGCGTTGGCCTGCCAGACCTCAACGAGCTGGTTGCGCACCGGGCGTCCGTCACCGTCGAGGATGCGGCCAGTGACGATGATCCGCTCGCCAAGTGGCTCGCCGTTGTGCTGGATCGTCAGGTCGCTCTCGAGTTTGTGCACGTCGCGGTGCCCGAAGGCGGGTGACCAGAGTTCGATGGTTTCTGGGTCGGTGTGACGAAGATCCTTCGTTGGGTGGCGGAGGATCGAGCTTCGGTACGGCTCAAAATCGATGCGAGGCATGATTTCTTCCGCGCTCGGGTCGGCTGCCTTTGCCTGCTCGTATGCCTCGTGGATGACCCGCATCTCTTCGTTGATCTCGGCCTGGTTATTGGCGGCCGCGTCGGACGAAACGACTTTGCGGGGGGCTTGCTTCTCAGTCATCTGCATTCCTTTCTTGTTCACTGCATCTATTTGCGAGTTTCTGTCGTAAAAACTCAAATCGTGCGCAGAAACTCGCAAATAGATGCAGGTTTGTGCGCTCGGGCGGGGCTTGCGACGCCGCTAGGCGTTTGGCCAGCCCGTGTATCCCTCTGCGAGGTAGGTTTGGCCGGCGCGCGACGAGACGAGGGTCTCAAGCTCGGCGAGCTGGCGGCGGGAGTCGAATGCGCTCGCCTGCGGCATGTTGTGCAGCAGGGTCGTCATCATGTACGAGAAGTGTTGGCTCTTCCACACGCGTCCGAGGGCACGTTCGCTGTAACCGTCAAGCAGCTTCTCGGAACCGTTCGCGTAGAACTCGGTGAGTGCGGTGTGCAGCACGCGCATGTCGTTGAGGGCAAGGTTGAGGCCCTTCGCGCCGGTCGGCGGAACCGTGTGGGCCGCGTCCCCCGCAAGGAACATCTTGCCGTAGCGCATTGGCTCGCACACGTAGCTACGGAACGGCAGCACGATCTTGTCGGTGACTGGCCCCTCCTTCAGCTCAAACCCGTCGGGGCCGGCAACGCGAGCCTGCAGCTCGTCCCAGATGCGGGCCTCGCTCCAGTCTTCCGGCTTCTCGGTCGGGTCGCACTGGAAGTACATGCGCTGCACTGTCTCGGTGCGCTGGCTGATGAGCGCAAACCCACGCTCGGAACGGGCGTAGATGAGTTCTGGCGCGCTCATTGGGGCCTCAGCGAGGATGCCGAACCAGGCGAAGGGGTATTCGCGGAAGTTGTCGGCGCGGGTTCCCTCGGGAATCAGCTTGCGGCACATGCTGCGCGAGCCATCGGCACCGATGACAAAGTCGCAGTCAATCTCGTACTCAACGCCGTCTTCGCCGGTGAATTGGATGCGCGGGTCGTCGCCCGTAATCCCTGTCACGCCGGTCTCGCTCACGCTGTAGCGAACGTCGCCGCCGTCACGGTCCCTGGCTGCCGCGAGGTCTTTGAATACCTCCGTCTGCGGGTACAGCCAGACCGATTCGCCAACAAGATCGCGGAAATCGATGCGGTGCCCCTCACCGTTGAAGCGAAGCTCGATACCCTCGTGCTCGTAGCCCTCGTCGATGACACGATTGGAGACGCCAGACTCGACGAGCATCTTCACTGAGCCATGTTCGAGGATGCCGGCGCGAATCGTTTCTTCGATCTCGCGGCGGCTGCGTTTTTCGATCACGATCGAGTCGATGCCTGATTGTGCGAGCAGGTGCGAAAGCATGAGCCCTGCTGGGCCTGCCCCAACAATGCCAACCTGAGTTTTCAGCAATTCACGCTGAGCCATGTCGTCTCATCCTCCTTGATAAGTCACACGTATCTACGTGGTGCTTGAGATTTGGTTCAGTTTGCCACGGGTGCAGGCGCTAACCAGCACGCCTTTCCATTGATTGATAATTGCGGGGATTTGTGGCCGCCTCGTGCGCGTAAGCCTCGCGCCGCTGGGGATCACGAAAGCCGAGCTCCCGCGAAATTCCGCGGGCCGCGATAAGCAGGGCTGGCACCGCGAGGTTTACTTCGGCAGGGTCTCGTGGCACAACAACGCTAAGCGCTGCGACGGAGAACTTGCTCTTGTCCCAAATGGGAACGGCGATGCCGGACGTATTGGCGTGCAGCATCCCGTCGACGACCGCGTAGCCGTTGCGCCGAATCTGTTCGAGGCGCCCGCGGAGGTCTGGCACGAGCATTGCATTGGCCCGAAGAAACACTTCTTGAGCGGCCGGAGGGGCGAACGCCATGATGACAAGGCCGGCGGATGAGATGTGGGCGGGGAGGCGCCCGGCAACCGTGACCGCGTTGTCAACAGACCCTCGCCGCGAGAAGCATTCGAGGAAGAGGACGTCGCCGTCTTCGAGGATGCCAAGCTGCGTGTGTTGCTTGACGACGCTGTGCACGTCCTCCATATAGGGGCGCGCAACCGTGCGCAGCTCGCGGGCGACTGACCCGCGGTTGACGATTTCCCAGAGCCGAAGCCCGAGGCGCACCCGGCCGTCGGCATCCTTGTGCACCCAGCCGATATCGACGAGGTCACGAACGATTCGGTGTGTTGTGGCGATGGGCAGGTGGGTGACCTCGGCGAGGCCACTGACGGTGAGGCCTGGATGATCGTCGTCGAGGGCCGCAACCACTCGCGCCACCCGGCTGATCATGGACTCGCCAGACGCTGAATTCGCCATGCCACATTCCTTCCGCGCGACCGACTTCTCTTCACCGGTCATCCCTATTCAAACTCACAGGGGTGTGGACCCAAGCAGTGGTGACCGCACACCCGTTCGCATAACGAACACTTGTCCGCTAATTATTGCTCGTTTCTCGTGCCATGTCGAGGGGACTGCCCGCAATGACTCAGAACCAGCCGGAACAGACCTAGTCGAGCGAGGTCGTCAGGCTCGGTTCGGCAAGATACTCCTCGTCGAGCAATTTAAGGCCCGGGGCCCCATCGATAACGCGCAGCAGGAGGGACTGCAACTGACCCACCTCATCCTCGGTCAGCCCGGACTGCAAGACCCGTTCGCGCTCAAGCGCTATGGGAACCATTGCATTGTGCACCTCAACCCCCTGAGCGGTCAGGTACATTCGTCGGGCACCACCCTCAATGAGAATACGAATGAGGTTGCGCTCAAGTAGCACCGTGGTGCTGCGCGAGGCAATTGACTTATTCACCTCAAGAACGGCCGTCACCTCGGACGCAGAGATACCCGGGTGGTTACTGAGCGCACTGAGAATGCGCCACTCGTTTGTGCCGAGACCAAAATGATGACGAAAGACCTTTGAGCCACCCCAGAGCAGGTAATTGGAAACCAGCGAGACAAGGGCCGGCGTGTAGTGATCCCTGTTGATGGTGTGATCGAGCCGACTGCGCATCACTTCGTCAGATTCATCGATACTCACTCTTCAACCTCACCTCCCGTCGCGCCCGTCATGCCTGACGCCTGAGCAGCGAGACTTAACGCCTTCCCCAACTGTAGGGCAGCCCTTGCGCCAACACCGGATTTCGCGAGTCATATTTCTTGAATTGCCCCGAGCTGGCATCCATCTTGTTTATGTTGGATTATTCATGTAGTTTACCTATCAACTGGTAGTGATCACCATACGAACTTCTGTTCGGGAGAGCACACAAGCCGCAAAACGAAGGAGTTTTGAGCCGCAATGACGCCGCAGACCCAACCGCGCACAGCGCCATCCAGCCTCGTGTTCCGACACACGGAGGACCGATGACAACCGCCCAACAGACACGGGTACGCGCCCGGCCGAAACGCAACGAGCCACTCCTCTTTGGGGCCGCCGGAATCCTCACGCTGCTCATCTTGCTGCAGACCATTCCAACCATAGGCATCGTGAACCCCAAGTTCTTTCCGCCGCTCAGCGAGATTCTGCAAGCCCTCATGGTGCAGTTCTCGCGCCCAGAATTCTGGTCGGCCTTCGGCTCAACCATTCTTGGCTGGCTGCTTGGCCTCGCCATCGCAACCGCGCTCGGAGTCATCCTCGGCATCCTGCTCGCAAGCGTGCCAGTGCTCGGAAAGCTTATGCACTCGACCATCGAGTTCCTTCGCCCGATTCCGTCAGTCGCGCTCGTGCCGCTCGCCGTGCTGCTGTTCGGAACGACAATGAACGCGACGCTCCTGCTCGTGATCTACGCAAGCCTCTGGCAGGTGCTCTTCCAGGTCATGTACGGAGTCAAAGATGTTGACCCCGTCGCCATTGACACGGCAAAGAGTTACCGCCTGAGCACCTGGACAACCATTCGCCGCGTCATTTGGCCAAGCATCACGCCCTACGTCATCATTGGCGTTCGGCTTGCCGCAGCAGTTGCGCTTGTCCTCGAAATCACCGGAGAACTCGTCATCGGCTCCCCCGGCATCGGCAAACTCATCGTGACGGCGCAGTCTTCTGGCGCAACGGCATCGATGTACTCCCTCGTTCTCATCGCGGCACTTTTGGGCGTCGTCGTGAATATCGGGGCACGCACCGCCGAACAGAAACTCCTGTTCTGGCACGCCTCGATACGAACGGAGGCGCACTAATCATGACGCTCGCATCCCTCGGCAAAAAGCTGTTCTACGTCTTTGCGGTTCCCATCGTCATTGTGATCTTCTGGATCGTGTGGGCCGACAGCGCCAAGAGCCCCTTCTGGCCATCCCCGGTTGTCATCGCCAAGGTCTTTCCTGCGACCTGGCTTGACGGCCGCATCCAGGAGGATGTTGTCCCAAGCCTGATCCGGTTCCTGACCGGCTACCTTGGTGCCCTCATCCTCGGCGTGATGCTTGGCATGATCATCGGGTCAATCCGACGCCTCCGGTACTTTCTCGAACCGACCCTCGAGTTCTTCAGGGCAATTCCGCCTCCCGTTCTTGTCCCCATCGTCATGCTGTTTGCCGGCATTGGCGACGGAATGAAGGTCATCGTTATTATCTTCGGCTGCATCTGGCCAATCCTGCTGAACACCATCGAAGGAGTCAGGGGAATTGACGGGGTGCAACTGGATACCGCGCGCTCGTATCGCATCAACGGCTGGCGCCGAACGGTCAAGATCATCCTGCCGAGTGCCTCACCCCAGATTTTTATTGGAGCGCGCCAGGCGCTGTCCATCGGCCTCATCATGATGGTGATCAGCGAAATGTTCGCCGCCACCAACGGCATCGGATTCAACATTGTGCAGTTCCAGCGCCTGTTTGCCCTTCCCGAGATGTGGAGTGGCATTATCCTGCTCGGCGTTATCGGTGTCTGCGCAAATGCGCTCTTCCGTCTCATCGAGGGACGAGTTTTGACGTGGTACTTCAATATGCAAGTGAAAGAAAAGTAGGTAACAACATGTCGCAGACGAACGCAACGCCCATTGGCGCAACACCAACCGACACCGCACAAAGCCACGACGCAATCCTTGAAGTGCAGCACCTGCGCAAGGTGTACGGTTCTGGCCCAACGGCCGTTGAAGCAATCGGAAACCTCGACTTCAGCATCCGGCCT
The DNA window shown above is from Lysinibacter cavernae and carries:
- a CDS encoding ABC transporter permease; amino-acid sequence: MTLASLGKKLFYVFAVPIVIVIFWIVWADSAKSPFWPSPVVIAKVFPATWLDGRIQEDVVPSLIRFLTGYLGALILGVMLGMIIGSIRRLRYFLEPTLEFFRAIPPPVLVPIVMLFAGIGDGMKVIVIIFGCIWPILLNTIEGVRGIDGVQLDTARSYRINGWRRTVKIILPSASPQIFIGARQALSIGLIMMVISEMFAATNGIGFNIVQFQRLFALPEMWSGIILLGVIGVCANALFRLIEGRVLTWYFNMQVKEK
- a CDS encoding IclR family transcriptional regulator, translated to MANSASGESMISRVARVVAALDDDHPGLTVSGLAEVTHLPIATTHRIVRDLVDIGWVHKDADGRVRLGLRLWEIVNRGSVARELRTVARPYMEDVHSVVKQHTQLGILEDGDVLFLECFSRRGSVDNAVTVAGRLPAHISSAGLVIMAFAPPAAQEVFLRANAMLVPDLRGRLEQIRRNGYAVVDGMLHANTSGIAVPIWDKSKFSVAALSVVVPRDPAEVNLAVPALLIAARGISRELGFRDPQRREAYAHEAATNPRNYQSMERRAG
- a CDS encoding MarR family transcriptional regulator, giving the protein MSIDESDEVMRSRLDHTINRDHYTPALVSLVSNYLLWGGSKVFRHHFGLGTNEWRILSALSNHPGISASEVTAVLEVNKSIASRSTTVLLERNLIRILIEGGARRMYLTAQGVEVHNAMVPIALERERVLQSGLTEDEVGQLQSLLLRVIDGAPGLKLLDEEYLAEPSLTTSLD
- the pcaH gene encoding protocatechuate 3,4-dioxygenase subunit beta, which codes for MRVIHEAYEQAKAADPSAEEIMPRIDFEPYRSSILRHPTKDLRHTDPETIELWSPAFGHRDVHKLESDLTIQHNGEPLGERIIVTGRILDGDGRPVRNQLVEVWQANAAGRYIHKRDQHPAPIDPNFTGVGRMLTDDNGNYRFQTIKPGPYPWKNHHNAWRPAHIHFSLFGTDFTQRMITQMYFPGDPLFALDPIYQSITDQKARDRLVATYDHNVTEHEWATGYNWDIVLSGSNRTWMEDEEDE
- a CDS encoding ABC transporter permease, which produces MTTAQQTRVRARPKRNEPLLFGAAGILTLLILLQTIPTIGIVNPKFFPPLSEILQALMVQFSRPEFWSAFGSTILGWLLGLAIATALGVILGILLASVPVLGKLMHSTIEFLRPIPSVALVPLAVLLFGTTMNATLLLVIYASLWQVLFQVMYGVKDVDPVAIDTAKSYRLSTWTTIRRVIWPSITPYVIIGVRLAAAVALVLEITGELVIGSPGIGKLIVTAQSSGATASMYSLVLIAALLGVVVNIGARTAEQKLLFWHASIRTEAH
- a CDS encoding 4-hydroxybenzoate 3-monooxygenase, whose translation is MAQRELLKTQVGIVGAGPAGLMLSHLLAQSGIDSIVIEKRSRREIEETIRAGILEHGSVKMLVESGVSNRVIDEGYEHEGIELRFNGEGHRIDFRDLVGESVWLYPQTEVFKDLAAARDRDGGDVRYSVSETGVTGITGDDPRIQFTGEDGVEYEIDCDFVIGADGSRSMCRKLIPEGTRADNFREYPFAWFGILAEAPMSAPELIYARSERGFALISQRTETVQRMYFQCDPTEKPEDWSEARIWDELQARVAGPDGFELKEGPVTDKIVLPFRSYVCEPMRYGKMFLAGDAAHTVPPTGAKGLNLALNDMRVLHTALTEFYANGSEKLLDGYSERALGRVWKSQHFSYMMTTLLHNMPQASAFDSRRQLAELETLVSSRAGQTYLAEGYTGWPNA